The genome window AAATTTCCTGCACCCAAAATGTCCTATGGTAGGAAATCTGCTGCACTCTTACGCTTGTCCATGATGTTCTGCTCCAGGGTCTCTGTGTCGTGAGAGACCGCCTGGTCCAAGTACTGCAGCAGTTTACTCATGCTGGACACAGGAATGCCAAAGGActgcacaaacagcagcagctgctgggaCTCCAGGTCTTGTAAAGCTGAGGGAGAACATGCATTACTCAGTTAGCaagtaaatatgtatttacatgGAGACCCTGCACATTGTGATGTTATTTAGTTATACCTGCATCAACTAATCGAGAAACCTCCGATCGGATCATTCTCAGTTTCAACCAATCAGGGAGCAGAAGGGCCTCTTCTGAGGTGTCCACCAGGAAGGCGGTCGGTAGAGGTTTCTTGTCGGGAAACCAAATGTCTAACAGAGCGTAGAAATCGCTCTCTCCTGTAACAATACACAACGGTGAACATGTGCTACGTGGCGTCTTCAGCGTGGAACTGCAGAGTTAGCAGGACTACCTTTGGGGGGGCCCAGCGTCAGCAGGATAACCATCGCATGAACAACAAGAATGTGCATTGTGGCGGTCTCTCCTGTGGTCCAGCGCAGAAACACCTGGTCCTGAGACTCTGACTGGGGGGGGGAGCACAAGTTTAAGGCTTTTTTTTGCTTACAGACGACAGACTTGaaataatattcaaatgcagatgaaattgtgtttgcagctactataaaatatattttaaaaatctgctcaatttgtttcatttatttgtttaatcacAGGAGGTTCTGTAACTTTAATCTTGGCTTTCTCAGCTTTTAAAATAGTACCAATGTAACTGTAGTTCAGTTGGTAGCTCCTAGCGATGCTCACCCAGCTGTAAAGATCCTCGCCCTCTTTGGTCTTTCTCATCCTCTTGATGTACGCAGAGAAGATGGTGAGGAAAGCACTGAGCACGGCGTCGGACTCGGGCCTGCCGGAGTGTCTGGAGAACAGGCTGTTCATGATGGTGGAGCGCTCGACGATTAATCGGGCAACGTCCTGCGGAGAGCATTTGGGCATCACATTCACTTCAGGGGGGGCTGCTCAACAAAATAAACTCAAGGCAGATCCAATGAGAGCATGTAATGTGATTAACGTAAGTGACTCGCCGTGATTACCAGGGCCAGGTCATTATGAGAAGCCTGCTCCTCGactggtgcatgctgggaaaggtAGATGAGATAGGCACTGATCGTCTGCGGATCGGTCTCCATATGAATGGCCTGTGAGAAGgcaaacagacacagacacatcgGTCATTGATCATCCTTAGAGGTTTCTTCCTGGCTGCGGACAGTTTACTGCTGCGTGGACACGGACCTGCTGCAGAGCGGTGGACGTCATGCCTCTGACGCTGTCAAACAAGGGGAGCTTTGGGAGGTCCTGTAGCAGCCACTGGTACCCTGGCAAGAGCTCAGCATCTGTGGAGTCTTCCTCCATGGGCTGATCCCGCTCGTCTCCATCTTTCAAGCCTCCTTCACTCAGCACCAATGACAAACCCTACACATAACATGCAAACGGGTGAAAGGAGCCGGGTTTAAACAGTAACACGATGCAACctgagaatttctttcttcTGCCTCCCAACACGGTACCTTCATGGCCAGGACTCTGGATGCCACCTGAGAAGAGCTGAGACGACGCAGAAAGTAGTCCAGCACTTCACACGTGGTCTGTTCGTCAGCCTTAGGACCTAACAGAAGATCCTGGAGCCGTCCAAGGAGCTGCCTCTGCTTTTGCTGTCTCTAACAGGAGAACAGATGAGAATACAGAATTATTCAGTCGGTGATAAGCTAAACAAACATTGTGCATGAATGTAGCATCTAAATTGAAGCCCAACGGTGAATTAACATCATTTCAGTTGTTGTAATCAGCATACTTGTCTCTTCTTGGCTTTTTGCTCTTTGCTTTCTCCTTCATCGCCGTCCTCTATTGGCAGATTGTCATCAGCAGCGTCATGCAGAAGAAATTCACACAGGCACTGCACAGGCAGCACGTCCAGGGACCCCTCACTGGACTGGACCAAATCCGCCAACCACGGCATGGACTGAGAGGAGCCCTGTGCAGGATTAATGTGTACTTCAGTTACAGGATGCAAACTGCACACAACGGCCTATAAGTCAGTATGTTTGAACAGGTTTCCAAACACAGAATCACATGCTTGTTGTAGTGCGGTGTGTCCACATCACCTGTCTCTGGATGATGTTGAGGAGGAAGTCTGGGTTGCGACTGCGGCAAAGGAGATGACCGAGGCGCAGAGACTGGTTGAGGGTTTTCACCTGCTCCTGGATCTGGGGAGGAGGTCGGCGAGGAGGGCCcctgaacacaaacaaagagcatGAACCCATCCGGGTGGAGCGAAGACGTTCACTAACCTccaccccccactcccccttcAATCTACACAAAGTGGAGGTTGTTGGAGAAGTGTCAAGATCCAACGTGACTTCTTAAACGAGCCATTTCCTTGGTTACAAGAGGCTTTGTGTTAATTCTCTTGGATTCTTACTGTGGATCCAGGCTGGTAAGCTGAGACAACAGCAAGCTGTTGCTCTCTGTGATGGTCTGTTTGGTGGAGGCGGCGGCCAAGTGGCTCTCGAAGGCCAGGATCTCCTGCTTCTCTCGCTGCGAGAGCTGCAGCTCCCTGTTGATCATCTCCGTCTTTGTGTCCTCGTCCGCAATGGTGCATGGCGGGTAGCTGTAGTTActgtggagacagagagaggtgttaaaaaaaggtttccagTGTTATTAGCCAGGAACTGTCGTATCAGATGACGACCGCCACTCACTTTGTCATAACCATCTCCATGAGCATTTTCAGGGTCGGATAGCCATCCCAGGCGGCCAGACCTAACGGAAAAACAATCAGACAAATTATCATTACGGTTACATAATTGCTTAGTAGTAGTTAAGTGTAGCTACTCTGTGGTGCAGAATAGAAGACAAGAAGTTCTGTACCTATTTTCTGAGGGTTAAACGCAGCCaccacgagcagcagcagccacgccTTCCAATACAGTGCAGATATGGCCAGATTTGGGTGCTGGTACCTAAAACATTGAgggttatttgttatttctgtgttACAGTGTTAACTGTATGAGCTGAAGGTTTTTTTAAAGACGGTTGAAGTACCCTGCAGGCAGCTGAATGTTCTCTGGGTGGTGGTATGTGCACAGATTCAGCACTGCATCAATGAGCTGGATCCTCTCCACTCTCAGGACGTCCAGATCTATTTAGAAAGAAACAATATGTCGGCTCTGTGGGTTTCAAGAATCATGCCAAGTAGTAGCAAATTAACTACAAGCGTATTTCCTTCTTTCCTATCGGAGGCACCTATTCTTCCAGAGCGtaacacacacagctttaacCGGGATCATAAAGCGCGACAGCATGAGAGGATCCTCACTCACCATCAGACTGAACTCCAGCGGCCCTCTTCACCAGGTGGTCTGCTAGCTCCATGGCGTCGGCCGGGCCCAGGGGCAGGTCACGTGACAGCCCGATCACCAGAATGCGCATCAGcgtgtcctccagcagaggcACCTCGGAGCAGAGGCGCAGGAAGAAACTGAGGAGGAATTTACACAGAATGCCGCGGTGAGGTAACTGGAGAAAACACGGCTCCTTCTGAATAATAGTGGAGGAACGCTCACTTCCGGTCACTCTCTGGAGGCCAGTTGTCCCACTTGTAGTACGTCTCCGGTTGTTCTGTGAACAGCACTTTGTGAAGGCTGCAGACATGAAAGAGGTGGTTCACATATGAAGTGGCTGAAAACATGCTTAGCTTGTGTAGTTTTAACAATAAACACATCAAATGCACGCAGATACCAACCAGTGAACATAGTCTTTTGCGCCCACTTTGCTGATAGTGGGAACCACGGTGTGGAGCCACCACACCGCATCTCTCTGGATGGAAGCGATCTGATTCTGAAAGGACCTCAGGCTCTCCAGATCTGTCACGAAGCAGACGCGCGTTTAAGACAAAGTCCGCCATGCGTACGACGGTTTAGATAGATAATGCACAGCactgactcttcttctctcctttgtccCACGCGATGCCCGACTCTTTGACCTGAGCGGTGATGCCCAACATCATGGAGACGGTCAGCAAATCGGTCACCTGGATAACGAAACGCTCCTGAGGGGGGAGCCAGAGATAAAGAGTCCAGAGTGAAGGCATGAAGATTAAAGCTGAAAACTACGGAGGGATTTTCACAAACGCGTACTTTGAACTCCAATTCCACATAGGtggtctccttcctctcctgcattAAACCGAAGCAGAAGGACTGGAAGTTGATCTCGTGCTTGGTCTGTTTGATGATCTCTCTCAGCAGCGCTCGGGAGGCCCGGAGGTAGTCGTCCTTGTTGGTCAGCAGGTCCTGGAACACCATCGCCAAGAACTACGGACACAACAGAAGAACAACAACGTGgatttttaggaaaacaccagAATTGAAACACTAATGACTGATTGCAATAGCAAGACTATTTCAAAAGGTTTATGGTTTGACCTTTGGACCCTGATCTGGGCTGTGCTGCAGCACCGTGTGGAGGACTTGCATGTTGTTGGGATTCCTGGCGTTGGACAGCTCATTGAAGATCACCAGCTTCACCATCGTGGCCAGGTTGTCTCTGTTAGCATTGAGCAGCTCCCTGCAGAATCACGGCCAAAGTACCAGTGAGTGGAGGCCGCTGCCTGCAACCAGTTAGGAGTGAGACAGAAGGAGGCTCCACCGACCTGACACACAGCATGTAGTGGTTCAGGAGGACTTTGGGCTTGAGTCGGATCTTGATCAGATTGGAGATCACCTCCATGTCGTCTGCTCCCTGGGTGTTGCAGTTCATGCATAGAGACATGAGGAGGTCTTGAGCCGGTCGAGTCAgctgtgcagaaaaaaaaaaaagagttgataATCTTCGTCAGATGTTCACAAAAACATCCTATATGGATACATATTATTTACTGTATTTGATTAAGGGTTGTGGACAGACAGCACGTCAGATGAGCCACTTAGAAATTGTTCCACGACATTTCGGACTCACTTTTGGGTTCTGGAGCCACATCTCCAGCCTCTGCACGGCCATGAGCCGAGCCTCTCTGTAGCCACACGTGGCCGTGAGCAGACGCAGCAGGTTCCGTGACACGTTGTCCATCGGCTGCCTGCGGTTCAACTGATCCCGGAGGACGTCGAGCACGTAGTCCTCCACGCTCTCAGCCAGTTCTTCATACCTACAGAACCCCACGGTCACGACAAGGCATTTGTGATAATATAATACAACAACGTCTGTATGGGTCCGTACCTCGGCATCATCTGCCCTTCGTCCTCGGGGCTGAGTTTCTCCTCAGCTATCAGCAGTTCCGCCTGGCTGTCGTCCTCCTCGGGGGTCGAGGGATGAGGGCTGCTACCTAAACAAAAGCCGCATTCGCGCTCAGCACTTCCTCCCCTTGTTGCTGACACCTCACGGCAAACAAACCGCAGGGTTTTCCTAGAGGAACTGTACCTGCACTGAGATCGCCGGCCGAGCGGCCGGTATCCGCCTGCAGCAGCATGCTCTTTGGGGGGATCTTCGTTCCAAAAGCCGTCTGAATGTTGTCAACAAAGTTCTTACAGTGGGAACTGTCAACCCAGATTCTTTCCCCCAGGGAGTCCTCGATGTACAcctggaaatacatttttacattaacacactgcatcAAAACTCTTATATAGCTAAATAGAGGATTTATAAAAGAGGGGATTGTAACCTTTACGAAGATCTCCGGCCAGTTCTCATCCTCCTCGTAGGCTGCCATCAGCAAATTGCAAGCGAGAACAGACACAAGGCTGTTCCCTTTGGCTTTAAAGTTGATCGAGGCATCCCGGCGCAGGAGGCTGCACAAGGCCTTTTGACAAAGGCGAGACAGGTGGAGAGCGACAGAAATCCAGTCAAATTCAAACATCTGTAGGGTTCAAGTTGGGGAGGATTTCTTTGCCAGGCTGACACAATGTCAAAGAGAAATATTACCTCAATAATTCCCTCAGTGGCAAATACGTTGGGTTTGATTTTGGCCAGGAACATGAGACTGAGGTACAGCGTTATGTCCGGCTTGGCTCTATTCATCTTCAGCTGTTTCACCGCTCCACACAGCAGCCCCTCGATGCGATCATCATTTCCCTCAGACTCCGACGCCTCGATCTCATCGAGAAGAACTGCAGGAGACACTACGATAAAACAGGAGGAGGTTTAGTTGTTTGGCCAggtttgcattttttttgaAGCTCGTAAAACCACACAGAGCCATTGATTCACCTTCAATCGGTATCACCGAGGGCTCCTTTATCGACGGCGAAATCGCCCTCTTGTCCACAGCTGCGGCATCGACGAGTCGTCCCAGAACACTGACCGGAGGGGTGGTGGACAGTTTGGGCCGCTTGGCGAGGCCGGACAGACCCGTTGAAGAGGGCAGCGCGGAGGACGTCTCTCGCTTGCGGTCAGCTGGTAGGTTTGTGGATGCCGGCTTCAGCAGGACCGCGGGGGCTTTGGCCTCCCCACCCTGGCTCTTTGATCCAAGGGCAATGAAATCTCCCGGGGGAGGGTGACCTGGGAGGAGCAGATGTCACAAGAAGTTGTGATTTCATCCTGCTTTGGTAGCACCATCAAACCCACAGGTAGGAGGACTCCGGGGGGGACATCGTACCTGATGGTTTTGCAGCATTGGGGCGTCTGAGAGTTGCAGGCTTTGGACGATTCATCTCGACTAATGGGCACAAGTCAAAGCCAAATTAACAGCAAGTTGAGAAGAAAACGAGGAGATGCACAAGTTAGCAAACGTAGAACACACTTGTTTAACTAATAACTATAGCTGTCATAACTGGCTGCAGCCAGTTAACCGCTAAACCTGAACTCACTAACGTTACTACTacatagaaaacacaaacaccgttaCAGACCAAAAGGACTGTTCAATTATTGCGTCGGTAACGTACAATACGTTAAATATTGAGCAAATGGTTAGCTAGGCTAACGACAACAGACACAGCAAGCGGTAAATGTGTTAGCTGTTAGCCACTTTAGCTAGCTGGTAGGTGTGAACCGCAGCACTGAGGGAACTGAGCACCTCCGACTGACGCGTACATTTAAATCACATTATTCAGCCTCATCTAACGGGTCGTGGTTTTAACCTCAGCGTTGCACTTACAACAAATGCGTTATCCAACCCAGAAGCTACCACGTAGCCAGAGCCATgacggcttcttcttcttcttctttttcttccttcttctctttcttcttcgcTGAATGAACGCTGCTCGCTAACAAAAGGCCAAAGTGGTTGTTGCCGCCACCTCAACACCAGGAGGTGTCATTTGACGTTGTTTGTCAAAAGAAAACCGAAAGCAGTCGACTCGACACAATACCAAGTAGAAGGGATGCGTCTACTTTGCATCCAAACGCCGTAATCAAAAGTACTTGCTGTGTATGTTTTTAGCATTGTATCTCGAGTTGTAATGGCGCTTAAAACCTTTACTTTGAAATTGTTTACCGGAAACACGACTCGCGTATATGCAGCTTGATGTCTGCCGCTGCAGCCGCTCACTATGGCCACAAGAGGGAAGCAAATGCCGGCATTAAATTAAGGCATCCGCCTCAGCGGCATTAAGCCTCGTCTCACGCGTCAGGCCGACACAGAAGTGCCGCATAATTCGCTTTGACCAACATTAAACTGTTGATTGTAAACGTTGTAATGCTGCCAAATGGCCACCAGAGAGAAGCGTGCGCTGTTGCTAAGAAGCCCCGATACGAAGCCCCGTGGAACGTCCTCTGGTGGCCACAGCGGGTAACTGCAGTGTTAAGTTAGATAGAATAGTGTTATGAAGTTCCGGTCAACACTTTCAGtgtaaaactaaaaactaaCCTTTAGCGCAAAACCAAAAATTGAACtgaatatatagatatttagctaTGCAATGTGGCCACTGGGAGGCACTAGCGGCTCATTAATCACTATGAACGAATTAActaagcccccccaccccacccccttgGTAACGTCCATGTTTAGTTCATTCCTCAAACATTGGCCAGAActttttaacaactttttgtGTAAGCAGCACTGCGATCCAATGGTTTTACGCTTTTAGAGACTTCCAGAGCCAGCAGGGCCCGATCCAGCTGCTGCCACCACTGCAGCAAACCTCCGTGTTCCTTTCCATGCAGCCCCAACTTGCCAGATGGTTACGTAAAGTGTTttcaaatgaaacacatttcagTGACATCAGGGGAATGTTGAGTCGATGTTGGAAATTAAATCTGGTGTTATGAGGGAAGTTTAACAATCTGCAAAAACAAACCCATGTACTTCTAAAATGACGTTGGGTCCAAACTGTGCCAGAGGCAGATGTGTTGTGTCAGGCCTCCTCGGCTTGCTTCTCCTCATCGCAATTAAGGGAGCGAAATGTGGTCCAGGGTTAATGTTTGTGTCCAACGTGAGTACGCAATATAATTATTCAGTCCTTTATGTCACTAATAATACGTATTATGTGGGACAAATCGTCCCCACACAACAGGTCACGCTTCTGAGGTCAGCAGTCTGAGTCACTGAGAGGCAGGTTCAGTGACTCAACGTGACTTCCTGTGAAGAACCCCCACCCTTCTGAGGAAAAGTCCGCCGCACGTGCTCCGCCGTCAGACACAAACGGGTGCATCTCAGGTCACCTGTGCACGCCGCTGCCAGATGGTCGCTAATGGGCCCGTGTGGCGCCGACGGAGCAGCTGGAGGTGTGACGACATCCTCCAGAGACAAAGCAGAGACTTTGCTCCAACAATTTGTCGACATGCAGACAACAAACACCGGCATGAGGCCCGTTTCTATTTTCTCGTTGGTTTCTGTTCTTCATTTTGTGAGGACGGGATATAAAGTAACATTTCATCTAAAACGACGTAATCCTGAATCATCACATCTCGCCTCTGATGGGATTAAACCCAATCGCATCCCAGTACAACTCCGCCTCATCACAGGGAGAGAACACAGAGGCCAAGGAGGCTCGTGGTGTCTCGGCGAGGACGCGGCGCGTTCTCGTTTATGGTCGACAACAAAGCGGAAAACAGACACGAAGCTGCTTGCCGGTCAGACGGGCGCAGATGAAAGAGTCGGCGGCGTCTCCAGTGAGCCAACGGCTTCCACGTGGGACTCGGCGAGTGTACGGCGAGGCCGCGAGGACACAGCGGCCGAGGGGAGGATCTGTGGCTCAGATGAGTCGTTACTcgcgtgtgtttttttggtcTGTGAGTCAGCGTTTAGCGTTTATTCAATTTCCACCTGTCACATTTGATAACGGGGTTAAAATGTCGTCTCGCATcttgagttgtgtgttttcGTCTGCTCGCTCTCGTCTGTCTCCAGAGGACCATCGAGGGAACAATCCTAAGGACAAGAATCATTCTGTGACAACGCTGCTTCTGGCCCGAAATGGGCAAATAAAAAGTCTGAAGTACCAGAAGTTCTTCTTCATGCGTATCGACgtctttctgtgtgtatttctgtaaaTGTTTACTTCTTAAAGAGGTTCACTGACAGCATCAAGTATttcatgattattattattgataaacTATTTCATATGATTTGCTTTTCTGCCTCACAGAGACTCAAACATTTTGCCAAGTGGGTTTCTGCCGATTCCCAGAAAACTCAAAcgatattttattcattaaatcatTTAACAGGCGGATTGAGGTATTTAACGGGACGACCTTCGTCTGAGacgcgtgtgtgtctctcgtgGAGTGCAAGTGTCCTCCGTCTCTTCCCAACTCCCGTCTCCAACTGTCTCCAACTGTCTCTtactgtctcctactgtctccAACTGTCTCTAACTGTCTCTAACTGCCTCAACTGTCTCCAACTGTCTCCAACTGTCTCTAACTGCCTCTAACTGTCTCTTACTATCTCTAACTCTTTCttactgtctctgtctctaaCTGTCTCTTACTGTCTCCAACTGCCTCCAACTGTCTCTTACTGTCTCCAACTGTCTCTAACTGTCTCTAACTGCCTCAACTGTCTCCAACTGTCTCCAACTGTCTCTAACTGTCTCCAACTGTCTCTTACTGTCTCTTACTGTCTCCAACTGCCTCAACTGTCTCCAACTGCCTCAACTGTCTCCAACTGCCTCCAACTGTCTCTTACTGTCTCCAATTGTCTCCAACTGTCTCTAACTGTCTCTAACTGCCTCAACTGTCTCCAACTGTCTCCAACTGTCTCTAACTGTCTCCAACTGTCTCTTACTGTCTCTTACTGTCTCTAACTGTCTCCAACTGTCACTTACTGCCACttactgtctctgtctctaaCTGTCACttactgtctctgtctctaaCTGTCTCTAACTGTCACttactgtctctgtctctaaCTGTCTCTAACTGTCACttactgtctctgtctctaaCTGTCTCTAATTGACGCTATAAGGCGAGATGTAGAGCGATTGAACATACTTCATTCTGCTGTCATTTAGCCAGAATTGGCTGTGACGTCACCCACTAGAGGAATGGTGagactgagccccccccccctcactccctcacacctcccccccccccccccccccccccccccacaggaatgctgctgctctgaggggatgggggaggaggtCGCTGTTTTCTCCTTGTTAACGCGCGTTTTGGAATACCATGAATACCTTACAGGGGTCTTCTCAcatgggggggagaggggggaggagggggggcgctgGGAGAGTTTTATGAACTTAAAGGCTCATTCTTCTCTCACGTTAGAGACTCGAGAGGAGCAGATTTGTACAGATTAGTTTTGTAAAGTAAGCAAAGGCAGCCGCTCTCCACATTCTATttatggtgccccccccccccgcccgaccCCCCC of Gasterosteus aculeatus chromosome 11, fGasAcu3.hap1.1, whole genome shotgun sequence contains these proteins:
- the ints1 gene encoding integrator complex subunit 1 isoform X2, with product MNRPKPATLRRPNAAKPSGHPPPGDFIALGSKSQGGEAKAPAVLLKPASTNLPADRKRETSSALPSSTGLSGLAKRPKLSTTPPVSVLGRLVDAAAVDKRAISPSIKEPSVIPIEVSPAVLLDEIEASESEGNDDRIEGLLCGAVKQLKMNRAKPDITLYLSLMFLAKIKPNVFATEGIIEALCSLLRRDASINFKAKGNSLVSVLACNLLMAAYEEDENWPEIFVKVYIEDSLGERIWVDSSHCKNFVDNIQTAFGTKIPPKSMLLQADTGRSAGDLSAGSSPHPSTPEEDDSQAELLIAEEKLSPEDEGQMMPRYEELAESVEDYVLDVLRDQLNRRQPMDNVSRNLLRLLTATCGYREARLMAVQRLEMWLQNPKLTRPAQDLLMSLCMNCNTQGADDMEVISNLIKIRLKPKVLLNHYMLCVRELLNANRDNLATMVKLVIFNELSNARNPNNMQVLHTVLQHSPDQGPKFLAMVFQDLLTNKDDYLRASRALLREIIKQTKHEINFQSFCFGLMQERKETTYVELEFKERFVIQVTDLLTVSMMLGITAQVKESGIAWDKGEKKNLESLRSFQNQIASIQRDAVWWLHTVVPTISKVGAKDYVHCLHKVLFTEQPETYYKWDNWPPESDRNFFLRLCSEVPLLEDTLMRILVIGLSRDLPLGPADAMELADHLVKRAAGVQSDDLDVLRVERIQLIDAVLNLCTYHHPENIQLPAGYQHPNLAISALYWKAWLLLLVVAAFNPQKIGLAAWDGYPTLKMLMEMVMTNNYSYPPCTIADEDTKTEMINRELQLSQREKQEILAFESHLAAASTKQTITESNSLLLSQLTSLDPQGPPRRPPPQIQEQVKTLNQSLRLGHLLCRSRNPDFLLNIIQRQGSSQSMPWLADLVQSSEGSLDVLPVQCLCEFLLHDAADDNLPIEDGDEGESKEQKAKKRQRQQKQRQLLGRLQDLLLGPKADEQTTCEVLDYFLRRLSSSQVASRVLAMKGLSLVLSEGGLKDGDERDQPMEEDSTDAELLPGYQWLLQDLPKLPLFDSVRGMTSTALQQAIHMETDPQTISAYLIYLSQHAPVEEQASHNDLALVITDVARLIVERSTIMNSLFSRHSGRPESDAVLSAFLTIFSAYIKRMRKTKEGEDLYSWSESQDQVFLRWTTGETATMHILVVHAMVILLTLGPPKGESDFYALLDIWFPDKKPLPTAFLVDTSEEALLLPDWLKLRMIRSEVSRLVDAALQDLESQQLLLFVQSFGIPVSSMSKLLQYLDQAVSHDTETLEQNIMDKHYMAHLVEVQHERGATGGHTFHSLLSSSLPPNRDSAETSKAKVTVETPHSSVKMRAASQLPEVRPDDDLTSMLLQIFPLKVDPRWHGPPPSQLSLALQQALAKELMRAKQGHIEPGGLALMLLRAFAALLTSTHAGAIVMSMHQSHALSCPLMRQLHLYQRLVSQDAAFSSLFLKVILEMLIWLENPTVEAGPLKTLLKSFAGQNSNKHRHSDVRSGFLHLAEALAYRRDIEPPLIAVIAMLKSGERCNAEPELIGKVLQGLMDVRSPYLEELLSLLMTVGTQTGTAGPVATVISLLLQESEERSVKKEVDSNNTEVTKSGLSSGLLVDWLEHLDPEVTSVCPELQQKLLFALNRSRGTPAYRPYLLALLTHQSNWSTLLQCISALLSKRRDYKLDPSSALDFLWACSHIPRIWQGRDQKIPQKKTEKFVLRLRSEELISLVDLILSESELNSRDDDKRSLDQTSCSLIQSRLPLLHSYCSGELENIKKVSEYLINCTKKWEDSAMSKRCQNLLLQIYLHFPEVIQHVTLPEGTFSSGGAADGSSCKLDVLVHRLVNLLADIGDSKSVEGRVSDANLACRKLAVSHPVLLLRHLPMVAGLLHGRIHLNMQEFRQQNHMTFFSNVLAILELLQPLVFHSDHQMALQDCLLSFMKVLRNFQRTRSPLVFINKFLQFTQKYITHVASAAIPYLQKHSAILQGLCAENPDLVQLKSLLAGLTLPVKRSSAEVAPEEGDDDLPTGSLPLVNISATVSLSAADMTTYLKKMSRGEAVEDVLEVLTEVDEKSRRSPEIIQYFINDLQRLMASAEELCRNMAFGLALRCIQNNPCLATDFLPTFMYCMGSGNFDVVQTALRNLPEFVLLCQEHADILLHKAFLVGIYGQIDTSSMISESMKVLHMEATT
- the ints1 gene encoding integrator complex subunit 1 isoform X1, whose translation is MNRPKPATLRRPNAAKPSGHPPPGDFIALGSKSQGGEAKAPAVLLKPASTNLPADRKRETSSALPSSTGLSGLAKRPKLSTTPPVSVLGRLVDAAAVDKRAISPSIKEPSVIPIEVSPAVLLDEIEASESEGNDDRIEGLLCGAVKQLKMNRAKPDITLYLSLMFLAKIKPNVFATEGIIEALCSLLRRDASINFKAKGNSLVSVLACNLLMAAYEEDENWPEIFVKVYIEDSLGERIWVDSSHCKNFVDNIQTAFGTKIPPKSMLLQADTGRSAGDLSAGSSPHPSTPEEDDSQAELLIAEEKLSPEDEGQMMPRYEELAESVEDYVLDVLRDQLNRRQPMDNVSRNLLRLLTATCGYREARLMAVQRLEMWLQNPKLTRPAQDLLMSLCMNCNTQGADDMEVISNLIKIRLKPKVLLNHYMLCVRELLNANRDNLATMVKLVIFNELSNARNPNNMQVLHTVLQHSPDQGPKFLAMVFQDLLTNKDDYLRASRALLREIIKQTKHEINFQSFCFGLMQERKETTYVELEFKERFVIQVTDLLTVSMMLGITAQVKESGIAWDKGEKKNLESLRSFQNQIASIQRDAVWWLHTVVPTISKVGAKDYVHCLHKVLFTEQPETYYKWDNWPPESDRNFFLRLCSEVPLLEDTLMRILVIGLSRDLPLGPADAMELADHLVKRAAGVQSDDLDVLRVERIQLIDAVLNLCTYHHPENIQLPAGYQHPNLAISALYWKAWLLLLVVAAFNPQKIGLAAWDGYPTLKMLMEMVMTNNYSYPPCTIADEDTKTEMINRELQLSQREKQEILAFESHLAAASTKQTITESNSLLLSQLTSLDPQGPPRRPPPQIQEQVKTLNQSLRLGHLLCRSRNPDFLLNIIQRQGSSQSMPWLADLVQSSEGSLDVLPVQCLCEFLLHDAADDNLPIEDGDEGESKEQKAKKRQRQQKQRQLLGRLQDLLLGPKADEQTTCEVLDYFLRRLSSSQVASRVLAMKGLSLVLSEGGLKDGDERDQPMEEDSTDAELLPGYQWLLQDLPKLPLFDSVRGMTSTALQQAIHMETDPQTISAYLIYLSQHAPVEEQASHNDLALVITDVARLIVERSTIMNSLFSRHSGRPESDAVLSAFLTIFSAYIKRMRKTKEGEDLYSWSESQDQVFLRWTTGETATMHILVVHAMVILLTLGPPKGESDFYALLDIWFPDKKPLPTAFLVDTSEEALLLPDWLKLRMIRSEVSRLVDAALQDLESQQLLLFVQSFGIPVSSMSKLLQYLDQAVSHDTETLEQNIMDKHYMAHLVEVQHERGATGGHTFHSLLSSSLPPNRDSAETSKAKVTVETPHSSVKMRAASQLPEVRPDDDLTSMLLQIFPLKVDPRWHGPPPSQLSLALQQALAKELMRAKQGHIEPGGLALMLLRAFAALLTSTHAGAIVMSMHQSHALSCPLMRQLHLYQRLVSQDAAFSSLFLKVILEMLIWLENPTVEAGPLKTLLKSFAGQNSNKHRHSDVRSGFLHLAEALAYRRDIEPPLIAVIAMLKSGERCNAEPELIGKVLQGLMDVRSPYLEELLSLLMTVGTQTGTAGPVATVISLLLQESEERSVKKEVDSNNSTEVTKSGLSSGLLVDWLEHLDPEVTSVCPELQQKLLFALNRSRGTPAYRPYLLALLTHQSNWSTLLQCISALLSKRRDYKLDPSSALDFLWACSHIPRIWQGRDQKIPQKKTEKFVLRLRSEELISLVDLILSESELNSRDDDKRSLDQTSCSLIQSRLPLLHSYCSGELENIKKVSEYLINCTKKWEDSAMSKRCQNLLLQIYLHFPEVIQHVTLPEGTFSSGGAADGSSCKLDVLVHRLVNLLADIGDSKSVEGRVSDANLACRKLAVSHPVLLLRHLPMVAGLLHGRIHLNMQEFRQQNHMTFFSNVLAILELLQPLVFHSDHQMALQDCLLSFMKVLRNFQRTRSPLVFINKFLQFTQKYITHVASAAIPYLQKHSAILQGLCAENPDLVQLKSLLAGLTLPVKRSSAEVAPEEGDDDLPTGSLPLVNISATVSLSAADMTTYLKKMSRGEAVEDVLEVLTEVDEKSRRSPEIIQYFINDLQRLMASAEELCRNMAFGLALRCIQNNPCLATDFLPTFMYCMGSGNFDVVQTALRNLPEFVLLCQEHADILLHKAFLVGIYGQIDTSSMISESMKVLHMEATT